Genomic DNA from Oreochromis aureus strain Israel breed Guangdong linkage group 2, ZZ_aureus, whole genome shotgun sequence:
TACACAAGCTCGGTTGGCTCAAAGTTCCCTGTCCGCTGGTCGCCACCCGAAGTCCTTCTTTACTGCAAATTCAGCAGTAAGTCTGACATCTGGGCATATGGTAAGTAAtacatactgtatatatttttattgttttattgatgTACTTCAGAGTGAGTGGACACAGAAACttcagtattaaaaaaaaataaaggtgcaAATGACTTAATAGGTTAATTCATTACTCTACTgtataaaaaacagttttggtGAATACATAGGGAAAATAAATGTGCTAACAAAATTAttctttaaaattttaattaaatagtTAAATGGAAAACTAAATACATACATCGGGAATTTATATTACAATTAATGCATTAAtaccttcatttaaaaaaaaatatttttatgcatgtaatgttttattgttttgttgatATCTATTTTTAACctctatattttattttgggAGTTTGGTCCCTccatattttgttttgtctgctcAAATTGCATAAAAGCATAAAGATTTTAAATTCTAACCATTTATATAATCCATTAGGGGTTTTAATGTGGGAGGTGTACACTCTGGGACGGCTTCCTTATGAGCGCCTCAACAACACGGAAATAGTGGACCAAGTGTCCCGGGGCCTGCGCCTCTTTCGCCCCCAGTTGGCCAACGAAAGAGTTTACAGCATTATGTCAAGCTGCTGGCTTGATGTAAGTgaattttcatattttattgcGACTCTCGGTTGAGTTGACATTGAATATTGGCCCTAATCTTAGagttttcctttgctttttctttcagaaaGCAGAGGAGAGACCCAACTTTCAGGAGCTGGCGCTGACTGTTCAGGATCTGCTGTATGAACTCCAGTAGGACTCCGAATAATGTATCAGCACAAAACATCGACAGTTCACTCAGAAGCCCACAGAGTCGTATCTTCAGATGCCCCTGGAAAGATAACACAATCAGTGAAAGTAACAGCACAGCGAAGTCCTCTGAAATGTGAATATGTGTACTGTGAATATCACTGTTGCTCACTGATTATACTATCCTTTCCAATCCATAAGTACATTCCTATAGAGTAGCATTTCAATTGTGTACATTTTATTAAAGAGCACTGGATTGAGTTTGTATGTATTTAGTGAATTTTGTGAAATATTTGTTGAATGTGTAAACATCTTTGCATGTCTAAACAAGCTTTGTACGCGCATATGTATTGCACAAATAAAAGCCAAGTATACCAGgctttgaaatgtttgaaacaTCATCATGtggaatgaaaattaaaaatgaacatgTGCAAAAGACGAAATGAACATTTCCAACCATGCGACAGACCTGCTGTATTCACGTTATCCTCACCTTACTGAAAACAAACGCTTAAACACACCCACAAATGGATACGGCTGTTACGAAAGTTTACGTGTACAGGGTGACGAGTCTTGTCACACAAACGTGCTCCGTGATTGGCTGAACTACTTCCCGTTTCCCGTCGTGCATACACACGTGAAGGTCAGCAATAAAGCCATTAAGCATTTACAATTTGCAAAATATTACTAGTACGACCTCTTTATAAGCAAGTATGGACAGCCAGGGAGCGACAGCTGACCCTCAGCTTCAGCAATTCATCGAAATCGAGTCTCAGAAACAAAGATTTCAGCAGCTGGTGCATCAAATGACGGAGGTCTGCTGGGTAAGACAAGCGTTAAGCTACCAGCTCAACTCTGCCATTTGCTATATCTATAAATATATCTGTTTTTTTGACTGATTGCTGGTGTGTCTTATATTTTACAAAATTTTGGGGTTCCGTTTTTGCTTGCCGTGGAcagaaaattatattaaaaattgACTTTAACCATTTACAAACACCGGGTGACTCACCGGGACGCACCACTTTTCTTAGGCAACCCTTGCCGTTATTTCAAAGCAGGGATTCAGTAATAAAGTGTTAGAGACAGACTCTAACATTGAATTTCCCCCTATTCACTGTACCCCGGCTTGGTATAGCTGGCGCTTTAGGAAAGGATTATCGGAGTGACGCGTGGTGGACGGACATGTAGTATTTTAATGTTCATGTCAAAGCAGGCAAAAGGCAGACGTGTGAGGTCACGAAGGACCGCCTAAGAATTTCCTGAATAATGGGTTTAAAATACACTTTTGGCTTCGACTTTTGAGTGTTTGAGCAACACGTCCGAATCGTGGAGTGCCGCACTGCGTCCTGAGGTCACAGCTGGGGCACAGCCACGCGCTACAATGTTACCTATTAATCGGTGTCTCTGTTTCCAGGAGAAGTGTATGGATAAGCCCGGGCCGAAGCTGGATTCGAGGACGGAAGCGTGCTTTGTTAACTGCGTGGAGCGATTCATCGACACCAGCCAGTTCATCTTAAACAGACTGGAACAGACTCAGAGGAGCCGGGGGTCGTTCTCAGAGACCATGTCAGACTAAAAACTGTCTGTCGTAGCACTAACGAGGCACACGGGCACTGCTCTGAGAGGAACCGTACCTCTGACCCTGCTGTCTGTACAGTACCTTGAAGAACTGTCCAGCCAATGGGGGGGGAAAGGAACCTAAAGTGTTACCTTTTCATACAAGTGCCTGAAATTAACATCGAGTATGGACTcctgtagttttttttatttgtcttctGCTGGCATCTGAGTgttgagaaaaaacaaacaaacccacaaacctaaactctgtttttgtcaagtCACAGAATTCAAGCTCAAGCTTTAAAACTGAGTCTGAATGTGAAAACTcacaaaatgtgcaaaaacaaactaaGCTGGCCTGCTGGGAGGGGGTTTACTTGCAGCAAGAGGACTTAACTACATGCTGGTGTAATGAAAGGAACTAAAGATGTCTTGACAGAAGAGGCATGATCAGCAGCTGAGGCTGAACATatgcaataaataaattttaaaaaaaggaaaaaccaaACAATATTGTCCATCTTTTGGAAGAGTGCAGTGAAATGatgttgtaaatgtgttttaatcGGCATTATCAAACATCCAAAATACAGTTAACGCAGCGATATGTTACAGCTTGGCACACATTAGGTAGACATTTATAGAAGTAGACAGCGTTCTTTGGTGTGGTTTGTATGTAATACTGAGGTAATGCAGTAACTGACCTCATCGATTCAAAGCAAATTAAGACTTTAACACTGACTGCAAATAAGCTCACACATCGAAAGCATGATGAAAGCTAAAGGTGCAAAACTTTGGTTATAGTTTTCAGTAACAGAAGGCACAATCTGGCTTGTGAAGGCTATTTTTTAACTTAatatgctgtaaaaaaaaatgtacacacCAGTATGATCTGGACaactaattttaaataaaatccagTGTACTGATAGCATTACTCTCATTTTAAAGCCTCCTCTCCCATCCTCCTCGCTTTTTTGTAAGATAGATTGTAAAGCTTTCATATGCATTAAAGTTTTAGAATGACTTTTAAGTGGTAATAACAATACTGGTCCTCCTTAAGGTGCTCTCTGGTGTATACCCCACCCTCCATTTGTGGCTCCTTCTCTGGGAAGATTCATCTCGTCTTGTGCTTGTAAGTCATAGCTGGGAAGAGCCAAGTATGGCTGTTGGCCCCATGGAAAGCCCTGAGGACCTTTCCTCAGATAAAATGGGAGGGAATCCCAGGTAAATGTAATGTCTTTAAAGGCATGGAGGAGAAAAATTCCCAAAATGATGGTCAAGAACCCACTGATTGTTCCCACTATTCCATCTATGTTCATTCTTAACCATTCCTTGAAGAGGATGGCCGAGCAGGCCATGACAGATGTGGTGAAGAAGACGTAATAAATGGGAGTCACTAGGGATGTGTTAAAAATGTCAAGGGCTTTGTTCAGGTAGTTGATTTGAAGGCTGACACAGATTACCAGGCAGATGATTAGGGCCCAGAACAAAGGTTCCTTCAGCACCGCTGTCCCGGCAAACAGCTCCTTAATGCCAATGCCCAGGCCCTTGACACAAGACACAGAGAGCGAGCCAATCACAGAGCAGATCAGGATGTAGACCAGCACATTCTTCTGTCCAAAACGCGGAGCCACAGCACAGATAAGAATCAGACTGCTTCCCACAACGCACACAGCAAACACAATGAAACCTAATGGGAGCATTCAAGAATGAGTTAGTAacctgaaaaaaatcaaacatccaGCTCCTTTCAGGGATTCAGCTTCCACAGTGTTGTTAATCAGATCACAACAAAGCAGGTCTGCTCATACCTGGATCCAGGAGCTTCTCAGACATGGCACTGAGGGAAGCCACCTCTTCTTCCTGCGGTGCATGGATAACCATGACTGTGGAGCCCAAGACGCAAAGCAAACAACCAATCTTCCCATGCACATTCAACCTCTCGTTCAGAAAGTAAGAGGACAGCACGGCACTggagatgaaaaacaaacacagcagaggcAGCATTGGCACAAATGGTACTGTTCCATATTTAGAAGGGTATTTCTTTCATAGTGGAAAAAAGTGAAAGCAACAGCTtttagaatatatatatatatatatatagatagatatttcAAACCATAGTAAATATACTGTATTTATTGGGGATCATTTTCAATCTCAGATGCATTTCCAACATGGATCTTTCATTAATAATACTATTATACAACATAATACATTAAACCTTTAAAACGTTTACCTGACAAGTACACTCAATGCTCCTAGTGGAGTCACAAGTGTGGCTGGTGCAAATGCATATGCGGCAAAGTTGGCAGCCTCTCCAGCTCCCACTGCAACACAACAAAGATCATCATTAGCATGCAGATATATTCATATCGGGTGCAGCTGTTTAGGTTAAATATTTTCTTCCAAACCCACATGTGCAAATGTGCTCTTTGAAGGAATGTGTACTTGGAATATTTGGTGTGGGTGCAGTGCTTACTGCCACGTcaccagcaaaaaaacaaaaacaaacccacaaatgccttcttttgttttaagaaaacaaagaagacaGTGTTTCTTGGAAGAATCCTGACCTTGTTGCCCGTTTACAGGGCAGAATTAAGTCTACCAAAGATTCACTTACTTGAAATTAATCCTGCCCACCATAGCCATTCTTTCAGGTAAGCGTGGCCCCCTTGACCTGTGAGTTgcacaaagaaaaactgcagtagATGTCACAATAACAGCTGCAGACTTCTCCCTCGAAATCATCATTGTTGGTACATTTAACAACCAGTTTAATGTTATCAGTCATAAGTTACACAATGTACTGCGGTAGCTTGAATTTGCACAGCCCTTCTGATACCCGGTGTAGTATACTTTTATTATTCAGGTACACCTGTCTTCTTTcgattttatttatgcagttcaAAACAGTCAACATCTCAAGGACCTTACGGATTATGATTAACTCATAAAACATGATATAAAGTTCTCAGTTAAAAAGCCCAAAGTTTTATAAATTAGTTTAAATCAATTCCATATCAAAACGCTAAACTGCTGTTTATATAATGATAATACAGTAATAAGACAATAACAGAAATCCCTATGTATTTATGGAAGAACTATGCTCAAAGTCCATGAGTGCGTTTGAGTAATTTTTTGTCAAAAGCAAAATATTACATATTTACTGCTTTTTAAATGTATGCATTTAATGCTTCTCCACGTCTTAAGTTAAAGCTTTATTAAACTTATTAACTCTTGGTTAATTAGCAAATCCCTAAAAAGTAAATTcattctttgtttaaaaaaaacatacataaataaatctACTTTCATTTATAATAAGGGATAAATCTTTACTATACCAGATGGGTGTGTCTTTTAGTAAACGCTTGTAAAACAGGATTAAATACTACTGGCATACTCTGACTAGCAGCTTTGGTGCTACAGTGCAGTGGTTTCATACCTAGGTGTCAGAATCACATGAAGTGAAGTCACAAGGAAAActcttacattttttctcaAATTAATATGCCACGTTTCCTCATAGTTATGATTTTTAAATGATCTGACTTGTTTATTGTCACAGAAAAGTCCAATATTCTGTCATTTTTCCCTCTAAAATGTCAGACTTCGATGCAATGATTACATTTTTAGTCTTATGTGATTGTTAAGTGAGTAAGAGTCTCAGTGTATGTGAATACAACACAGCTGCATGACAACTAACCTCCCTCCATCTTACTGTTGATAATGAAAGCTGGATCATATCCATCATGACAACTGCGATAACAATTCCGATTAAAGGGCTACTTCATCGTGTTGGAGTTATTGTTAGTACAACTACGTGTTCTAAAAATCTCTTCAAACGCTTGCATAAACTTTGCTACAGTTGAGTTTTGTTTTATCACCTGCTCGCATAGACCCCTTGCTGGCCAATCGGAGCAGGCCTTTCTTCTTCAAGATGAAACTTGAGCCGATAAAAACACTGGAGCTCACAGCTAGAGAGAGGCCAATGTAGAAGTCCAAACGAGTCACCTCCATCTGAAACAGCGGATAATGCAATAAAACATGTTCCGGGTGTAAAAATGGTCGACCTACTTCAAACACGAAACTTTCCAGGAATCAACGCCAGAAAGCCCATGTTTAAA
This window encodes:
- the timm8a gene encoding mitochondrial import inner membrane translocase subunit Tim8 A; this encodes MDSQGATADPQLQQFIEIESQKQRFQQLVHQMTEVCWEKCMDKPGPKLDSRTEACFVNCVERFIDTSQFILNRLEQTQRSRGSFSETMSD
- the zgc:101583 gene encoding magnesium transporter NIPA2 isoform X2, whose product is MEVTRLDFYIGLSLAVSSSVFIGSSFILKKKGLLRLASKGSMRAGQGGHAYLKEWLWWAGLISMGAGEAANFAAYAFAPATLVTPLGALSVLVSAVLSSYFLNERLNVHGKIGCLLCVLGSTVMVIHAPQEEEVASLSAMSEKLLDPGFIVFAVCVVGSSLILICAVAPRFGQKNVLVYILICSVIGSLSVSCVKGLGIGIKELFAGTAVLKEPLFWALIICLVICVSLQINYLNKALDIFNTSLVTPIYYVFFTTSVMACSAILFKEWLRMNIDGIVGTISGFLTIILGIFLLHAFKDITFTWDSLPFYLRKGPQGFPWGQQPYLALPSYDLQAQDEMNLPREGATNGGWGIHQRAP
- the zgc:101583 gene encoding magnesium transporter NIPA2 isoform X1 → MNVTNCFNLTTEMEVTRLDFYIGLSLAVSSSVFIGSSFILKKKGLLRLASKGSMRAGQGGHAYLKEWLWWAGLISMGAGEAANFAAYAFAPATLVTPLGALSVLVSAVLSSYFLNERLNVHGKIGCLLCVLGSTVMVIHAPQEEEVASLSAMSEKLLDPGFIVFAVCVVGSSLILICAVAPRFGQKNVLVYILICSVIGSLSVSCVKGLGIGIKELFAGTAVLKEPLFWALIICLVICVSLQINYLNKALDIFNTSLVTPIYYVFFTTSVMACSAILFKEWLRMNIDGIVGTISGFLTIILGIFLLHAFKDITFTWDSLPFYLRKGPQGFPWGQQPYLALPSYDLQAQDEMNLPREGATNGGWGIHQRAP